In Cygnus atratus isolate AKBS03 ecotype Queensland, Australia chromosome 5, CAtr_DNAZoo_HiC_assembly, whole genome shotgun sequence, a single window of DNA contains:
- the LOC118250410 gene encoding LOW QUALITY PROTEIN: snRNA-activating protein complex subunit 1-like (The sequence of the model RefSeq protein was modified relative to this genomic sequence to represent the inferred CDS: substituted 1 base at 1 genomic stop codon), with amino-acid sequence MLQGSPTEMNEVPGRDISNVSVDKHDPSNRVNSIIATDVLEEPMNIQECYQKMKGVISGDEPQPDKALGLIKDEFVVTLKDIALSXHGSKKRMNLFLNATDTDEIPNKKEEGTSLGPEGAERASALARIKYKSYSVVVGASKSRRHHQVKLESSESGLDYWKSPKKANNIRPQPTRRRNSVEDKGEMQTVKKTVTQHIGMPIITEDNSDEEEIYFPKRRRRSRIHLEEH; translated from the exons ATGCTCCAAGGAAGTCCCACTGAAATGAATGAGGTTCCTGGCAGAGACATATCCAATGTGAGTGTGG ACAAGCATGACCCAAGTAACAGAGTAAATAGCATCATCGCTACTGATGTTTTGGAGGAACCGATGAATATCCAGGAGTGCTATCAGAAAATGAAGGGTGTCATATCAGGTGATGAACCCCAGCCAGATAAGGCCCTGGGCTTGATAAAGGATGAATTTGTAGTTACTCTTAAAGACATAGCTTTGTCATAACATGGCAgcaaaaaaagaatgaatttattCCTAAATGCTACAGACACTGATGAAATaccaaacaaaaaggaagaagggacTTCACTAGGACCAGAAGGTGCTGAAAGAGCCAGTGCATTGGCTAGAATCAAGTACAAGTCTTACTCTGTGGTTGTTGGGGCCTCCAAATCCAGAAGACATCATCAAGTAAAATTAGAATCTTCTGAATCAGGACTGGATTATTGGAAATCTCCaaa aaaagccaaCAATATAAGACCACAGCCAACAAGGAGAAGAAATTCTGTGGAAGACAAAGGTGAGATgcaaacagtaaagaaaactgTTACTCAGCACATCGGGATGCCTATAATCACAGAAGATAATtcagatgaagaagaaatatattttcccaaGAGGAGAAGAAGGTCGAGGATCCATCTGGAGGAGCACTGA
- the PCNX4 gene encoding pecanex-like protein 4: protein MGPDVPLLNDYKQEFFLKRFPQTVLGGPRFKLGYCAPPYIYVNQIILFLMPWVLGGVGTLLYQLDIMKDYYTAALSGGLMFVTALILQMANIYAKQKTVTVERMQIQNTLTDEDEFEFSSCVGSETVKFIIPGKKYIINTVFHSFLAGVLCGLGTWYLLPNRITLLYSNIGGTVTIFVFGWVTVCIAEYSLIINTATETATFQALDTYEITALMRPFYIFVFIAVDLAHRFAVNAPIIEQTNQILHIVFLFLPFLWAMGILPPLDALFLWGMEQLLEFGLGGSPMSSNTKLLVMFLISAGTAIASYFIPSTLGVILFMTGFGFILSLNLSEIGFAFKHTMISHLASRKSKYMHSGLRIQFGWREFIFYLTVLTLALIEAGLLHQFAGFSSFSKASPQAIASYILIVLLVIMWILREIQRVYLFGTFRNPFYPKDIRTVTVFMEKQRRLMKVGVVRRILLTLVSPFAMIAFLSLDRSLQNLHSVSVCIGFTRIFRMVWQNTENALLDIVVVSVAQMLVLSPDLWWNRSLDTGIRLLLVGILRDRLFQFVSKLQFAVAILLTSWTEKKQRRKSTATLITLNVVFFPILLIFIALSALLSSPLLPLFTLPVFLIGFPRPIRSWPGPVGATACVCSDTVYYQQMVPSLAVALQSALAAGSLGLSLPGSHYLCRFQDRLMWILVLEKGFTYCGVNIKGLELQETSCHAAEAHRVDEIFEMAFEHQEHTKVLSPNDHFGHILTPCTVLPVRLYSDARNVLSGIIDSHENLKHLKDDFIKVLVWMLVQYCYKKSKTWESLGSVDKNKKRSFPENQHSGAAETPRPLRDEDSFSVDTIEDWTDDSDIFDLEPRGKMRDRKEPGHLGMTPKAHLSIPGSVETQSQDVPQEMSPEDKLHRAVVLGLPAVDKGKQEEILPQVEFSCSYSELLSLPEEWRTAPVPTSKVNEMRQRFPEEWYHFILSQLDFFHLTEKPSNLLEDLMKDKALKDLYVHGVLSCCFGLFGLDNTVPAPSHVFRAYTGGIPWSVGLDWLTGKPELFQLALKAFRYTFKLMVDKASLGPVENFKELVNYLEEYENDWYIGLVSDLEWQQAVLQEKPYLFSLGHDPNMGIYTGRVLTLQELLVQVGKLNDEAIRGQWANLSWELLYATNDDEERYSIQAHPVLLRNLTVQAADPPLGYPVYSSELLHLPLF from the exons ATGGGTCCAGATGTACCTCTGCTGAATGATTACAAGCAGGAGTTCTTCTTGAAGCGCTTCCCACAGACTGTGCTGGGAGGTCCCCGGTTTAAATTAGGCTATTGTGCCCCTCCTTACATATATGTGAATCAGATTATTCTTTTCTTGATGCCATGGGTTTTGGGAGGAGTAGGAACACTTCTGTACCAGTTAGACATTATGAAAGACTATTATACTGCAGCACTTTCAGGAGGACTGATGTTTGTTACTGCACTTATCCTTCAGATGgcaaatatatatgcaaaacagaaaacagtgacaGTAGAAAGAATGCAAATTCAGAATACACTAACAGATGAAGATGAGTTTGAATTTTCCAGCTGTGTAGGTTCGGAGACAGTAAAATTTATTATTCCTGGCAAGAAGTATATAATCAACACTGTATTTCATTCGTTTCTGGCAGGGGTATTGTGTGGGCTGGGAACTTGGTATCTGCTGCCAAACAGAATAACCTTGCTGTATAGCAACATTGGAGGGACTGTTACGATCTTTGTATTTGGATGGGTGACTGTATGTATAGCAGAGTATTCGCTAATCATAAACACAGCTACCGAAACAGCTACTTTCCAAGCACTGGATACTTACGAAATCACTGCTCTGATGAGACCTTTctacatttttgtcttcattgcAGTGGATCTTGCACACAG gtTTGCTGTCAACGCACCCATTATAGAGCAGACAAACCAGATTTTGCACATcgtatttctttttctgccgTTCTTGTGGGCAATGGGAATTCTGCCCCCCCTTGACGCACTTTTTCTGTGGGGAATGGAACAACTGTTGGAGTTTGGACTAGGAGGTTCACCTATGTCAAGTAACACAAA GTTATTAGtaatgtttctcatttctgctgGAACAGCAATAGCATCGTATTTCATTCCCAGCACTCTCGGTGTGATCCTCTTCATGACTGGATTTGGGTTCATACTGAGTCTTAACCTAAGCGAGATTGGTTTTGCCTTCAAACACACCATGATCAGCCATTTAGCCTCCAGAAAATCTAAATATATGCACAGTGGTCTTAGAATACAGTTTGGGTGGAgggagtttattttttatttgactgTATTGACACTCGCTCTCATAGAAGCTGGCCTGCTGCATCAATTTGCAggcttttcatcattttccaaAGCCAGTCCTCAGGCTATAGCAAGTTATATCCTGATTGTATTACTTGTAATTATGTGGATTCTTAGAGAGATTCAGAGAGTGTACTTGTTTGGAACCTTCCGAAACCCCTTTTATCCAAAGGATATCAGGACTGTGACTGTGTTCATGGAGAAGCAAAGAAGGCTAATGAAAGTTGGTGTTGTCAGGAGGATTTTACTAACACTAG TGTCTCCATTTGCTATGATAGCATTCCTGTCACTAGACCGTTCGCTACAAAATCTTCATTCTGTGTCTGTTTGCATTGGATTCACAAGAATATTTAGGATG GTATGGCAGAATACAGAAAATGCCCTGCTGGACATAGTGGTTGTGTCAGTGGCGCAAATGTTGGTGCTCAGTCCAGACCTCTGGTGGAACAGGAGCCTTGATACAGGAATCAGACTTTTGTTG GTTGGTATCCTACGGGATCGACTGTTTCAGTTTGTCTCAAAGCTGCAGTTCGCCGTAGCTATTCTTTTGACATCGtggacagagaaaaaacaacgTCGCAAATCTACCGCCACCTTAATCACACTGAATGTGGTTTTCTTCCCAATCCTGCTGATCTTCATCGCCCTCTCTGCGCTCCTTTCTTCTCCGCTGCTGCCACTCTTCACACTACCAGTATTTTTGATCGGGTTTCCTAGGCCTATCCGAAGCTGGCCAGGACCCGTGGGTGCTACAGCGTGTGTTTGCTCTGATACAGTGTACTACCAGCAGATGGTTCCAAGTCTGGCTGTTGCTCTGCAGTCTGCATTAGCAGCCGGTAGCCTAG GTCTCTCTCTACCTGGATCACATTACCTGTGCCGTTTTCAGGATAGATTGATGTGGATATTGGTGCTAGAAAAAGGCTTCACTTATTGTGGTGTTAACATTAAG GGGCTAGAATTGCAGGAAACGTCCTGTCATGCTGCTGAAGCTCACAGAGTTGATGAGATTTTTGAAATGGCCTTCGAACACCAGGAGCACACAAAGGTTCTTTCTCCTAATGACCATTTTGGACACATTTTGACTCCTTGTACTGTTCTGCCTGTGAGACTGTATTCCGATGCCAGAAATGTGTTATCTGGAATAATCGACTCCCATGAGAATTTGAAGCACCTGAAAGATGATTTCATTAAAGTGCTTGTATGGATGCTTGTCCAGTACTGttacaaaaaatcaaaaacatggGAGAGCCTGGGCAGTGTggacaagaacaaaaaaagatcatttccaGAAAATCAGCACAGCGGTGCAGCAGAAACACCCAGGCCGCTGAGGGACGAAGATAGCTTTAGTGTTGATACAATTGAGGACTGGACTGATGATAGTGACATTTTTGATCTCGAACCCAGGGGCAAaatgagagacagaaaagaaccGGGACATTTGGGAATGACACCGAAAGCACATCTCTCTATTCCAGGATCTGTAGAAACACAGAGCCAAGATGTCCCACAGGAAATGTCACCAGAAGATAAGTTACACAGGGCTGTTGTCCTTGGGCTTCCTGCTGtagacaaaggaaaacaggaagaaattttaCCTCAGGTTGAGTTTAGTTGCTCGTACTCAGAGCTGTTGAGCCTCCCTGAGGAATGGCGAACGGCCCCGGTGCCTACTTCGAAAGTCAATGAAATGCGGCAGAGGTTTCCAGAAGAATGGTACCATTTCATTTTGAGTCAGCTGGACTTTTTTCATCTGACAGAAAAGCCTTCCAATTTACTTGAAGACCTCATGAAAGATAAAGCTTTGAAAGATTTGTACGTCCATGGTGTGTTGTCGTGTTGTTTTGGTCTGTTTGGACTGGATAACACTGTGCCAGCCCCGAGCCATGTGTTCAGAGCGTACACCGGTGGCATCCCATGGTCTGTTGGTTTGGACTGGCTAACGGGCAAACCAGAGCTGTTCCAGCTTGCCCTGAAAGCATTCAG ATACACTTTTAAACTGATGGTTGACAAAGCAAGCCTGGGGCCAGTTGAGAACTTCAAAGAACTAGTTAACTATCTGGAAGAATACGAAAATGATTGGTACATCGGGCTGGTATCGGATCTTGAGTGGCAGCAAGCAGTTCTTCAGGAAAAGCCATACCTTTTTTCACTGGGACATGATCCAAACAtg ggaATTTACACTGGGCGAGTCCTCACTCTCCAGGAATTGTTAGTACAAGTGGGAAAACTTAACGATGAAGCTATCCGGGGTCAGTGGGCAAATCtgtcctgggagctgctgtaTGCTACGAACGATGATGAAGAACGCTACAGCATCCAGGCACACCCAGTTCTTCTGAGAAACCTTACTGTGCAAGCTGCAGACCCACCTCTTGGCTACCCCGTTTATTCATCAGAGCTTCTGCATCTGCCTTTGTTCTAG